gtgtTCTTTTACATTCTTCTTTACCTCAAGAGGCTTCGGTAGTCTCTTTAAAAGAAATCGCCCTTCATAACATTCCTTTTAAAAAACGTCTTGGATACTCTTCATTGATTCAACAATTGTTGATAGCCGACACTCTTCATTTGATCAAAAATGACTTTAACGACAACACCACCTTTCCTGAGACATTTTCCTATGAAactatatttatgaaaagaaaattatttcaaactgctCGTTCAGCTGCTCTTCTAGCCAAGCGTTTACAGTATGTTCATCAAACTTTACAAACAAAACCCACCAATACTACAACGtctgtttcaataaaaaactTTATCAAAACACAACAGCACTCCGTGGCAAATCAACAAGAAGagaaatctttattatttcatttatttcatcaacAACTTTTCTTATCAATGAAAGAAGCTGTGCAGAAACATTCTATGGATCGCCAAAATAACCCAAAAagtttttttgataaaaagaacCACACATCTTTATctgaaattcaagaaattattGTCACCGATATGAAAGAAGATCAACAACAGTATCGTAAAgttattcgttttaattttacaactGGAGAGATCGATGACCAATCACCTAAAGGGAAAGtgccttttctttcttcaaaatCTAACAGAACTTTATACGTTTGAAAGGCTGTCgttgcgaaaagaaaaaacagaatgttgttaaaataaaagtaatttcttttgatataaaatgataatcgTAAAGAACTGTTTATTGTCTTTTTTTGTTCATCgcaagaaaggaaaaaacaaGTTAAGAGAGAAAAACtgttaaaataagaaaaaaacactGAAAAACAGTTCtattcacaaaaatattttcacttctTCACAAGGACGGGTGTCAAACAAACTCTTtctctatcttttttttttatgacgagttcaataaaattggattcttcaaaagaaattatatccGTACTCGAGTTAGTTGACTATTTTCTTTTGACAATGTAAGTAATGTACTCTGCGATATTGTCTAACTATTTCGACTCTCCTAGAGAGCCAAATGAATTGAAACTCAATCTTTATCAATTTGAATCCATTTTAAAATCCTTAACAAGTCAATTTTTAGGATGTTTAGGTGAAGGAGTCGCAAGTCTTCGTGTTATGAGTTATCGTGAACAAATCCAAACTGCCATCGTACAAGTTGAAACGAGGTAAGAAGTAACgcattattgtaactcttacacattgtatttttttaaataaaaaattctaaaagatGCGCCACAGCTGTTCGATCAGCTTTTGTTTTTGGGACGTGTACAGAAGGTAAACGGTTCAAGATTGTCGTACGCTCTTCAAGCCGTTCTATAGCGACACTCGCGATGAAACTGCGAGCGTTGGAAATGTCTTTGTGATTGTCGCTTGGGTGTCGTTTCATCAAGAATAATGAATAGTTTAGGGGTAGCATCTCCATTTACAACACATAATCCTGACATTTAAAGTTGGTCACACTTCGTAccaaaaatatctatttttagCGAAAAACGTGTtgagaaaaacaaatgttacgCAAAACGTTTTGATTCCGTCAAAGATTGCCAGGCCCATTGAAGCGTATGAAAAACTGCGTTGGCCTTtcttatttcaaagaaaaaaagaatagtacACCAACAAAATCTTTTTACACATATACCTCAGGGTGAGGATTTTTGTCGGGATGAACAAGTCGAGCAAGCTTTCGATATGCGGCCTGTACATCTTTTACGCTGCTCGTGTCGGCAATCTAAACAAAGAAATCAGAAAATACAAATAGCATGTGAAAGTTGTGACATGTATTCCATTCTGTTACGACTCAAGAATATGCAAAGAGTTGATGCTAGTACTTGTAAAATAGATGCTGGATTAGAAGCAGCcattcgaattcgaataacTGTAGAAGCTTGCAAATATGTCACACTAGATAGAAAAgagtaagtaaaatatttgactATAGCTTTCCTTTCATAAAGcttactttttataaagaGCCATATCTTTAATAGCAAgggaatgaattatatttctttgcgCATTCTCACACTGTAAAAGATTTAGCGAACTACCTTCTAAGTTGATATCACAACAAACAAAGAttcctttaatatttcaaataaaaaaactaaaccTCTTGAATTAACTGAAAAAGAAggctttaaaaatttcatagaaaGGCTTGCTATAGGTTTTGTAAAGCTGGGAGGTAAAACATTACATTGTGGAAGAGTTGAATTTCGTGAATCTTTTTGCACATTTTGGAGAAAAGATGACTTAGCagattcaaataattgtttttgtaatttctgaGCATTAAACTGTTGAGACATAGTCCATTGCTTGGTTTGATGTTTCTCATTCgatatgtttttttcattcattatacAGAATGGGCACCAAAGATTCATAGTCAAATGAGCTTCGGTTAATAAAAAGCGATGAAGCTTCCCGCACAGTGCTTGTACTCTAAATTGATCTTTTAAAAACGACGATTTGGTAGATAACCGGGTAGAATCTAAACCTTcccttgaaatattttgaacatgTCGAATTTTTTcggattctttttctttatttccatTTGACCATACTgggtaatcaattttttcaatagtaCAATTATGTCGTTTCgcttcatttataaatttttctaactttgtacaacattttgaacaaagCAGACAGCTggacaaatgttttttcttagtgcaaaaagggaaaaaaagtGATGTTGAAGTAACCACACAAAACGTTGTTGTGCCGTGAAAAACACACCATTGCGTTGAGCTGTTAAGGAATTTCCCAGAGCCCGTAGtcctattttttaattcgatagtAGGTATGTCGCGTTGTCGTTTTTTTGTCGTAAAGTCTTTTGTACTGATTTGAGTTGAATGACAACACGTGTCAGTGCTATTCTTAAATTGTAAGTTGTTTAAAAGATTTTCAGACGTACATGGTGTATtcaacttgtttttttttttctcatttatttctaaGGACGCACGAGTAGTTTTACTTTTTCGAGGTACAGTTGGACGAAAACCTATATTGTTTTGGCCACATGTGCGGGATTCGGTTTCGGATTTTCTCATGATTTTAGCCCTtcctgttttttattttttttctcaagatTACAAAAAGAGAatcacaattttaatattcggtagttttttgtataaaacaaaaaaaaaattaaaaaaaaaaatttaatgaatacaATCACAATTTCAGTgtgtgaaaaatgaaatcaggACCATTAGTTTCGGCAGATGATGGAGATCGgttttgttttgtataaaaaaaagaatgacttgttttgttttaaaggTTTTGCAGCAATTCAAAATaagatttaagaaaatattttattttaaagcaaTCGTATTTAacaggattttatttttggataaaaaaaagtttttaaaaattttttctcttATTCTTATACTCAATGAAACAGCAACTTTTCGGTGGGagttaaaaaacatttatactaattatatatttttttaaagatttaaaaaaaaattctaagcGGGAGATCAATGctacaatattttgtatgcaaCCTTTTATGTTATACACACTTTTCTAAATGTaaaacagatttttatttttaaaacgaaaattcctTTGTAATATGGTTATCATATTTCATCAAGTgagttatatttaatttttagctCAAGATGCCTCGTTATAAGCATTCTTTCTTTGTGtctaataaaaaagttgtGTTTTGCGTACAAAAGCGTTGACAATTGCTCTCcttgtttctaaaaaaacgCAATCAACGTCACAATCACTtatgtattgtttaaaatttttttcaagcgTACAAGATACAATTACTCTATTGGATATAACATGGATGGAATATATGATTTTGAATAGGATTCCACAATATTGTTAATGTTTAGTAGCATCTAAAATCCTTTGCTGCATTTGTAGCCTTCAGTAACTCATAGGAATATGTcgcattttttaatgtaaagaCTATGCGGGAAAGGCGTTAGTTTCTGGTAAGTCATACAGTTAGAAAATAGATAGCTtggaaattgaaatcaaaTCGAAATAGTGCAATTCAATGATTAAATCAACAaattacaagaagaaaaaaatatgaacagaAATAGATTTATGAATGGTATACTTTCGGACAATAGTGAAGCGTGTATTTTTAAGATGACACCTATATCAAAGTAACGCCGCATAATATTAGGACATCAATTGAAGATATCAATGAACATTGAAGGCAGTTTTTCTTTGATACAACTTGAAcaggaaaaaacaaaaagtcaTGCCCCTGGAAAGAAGAAGTCTGAAAATTGCTGATTTCATAGTATTAGTCGAAAAGCTAGAATGGATTGTCACATAAATGTTCTCAGCTTTAGCCTGCGTAGCACCAAGAGAAGAAGTTTAACTAGTACGGAAAAAACACTCTAAGAGGGACTATTGTTTGGACAAGAGTGAtgatgctttttttttgtgacgATACGTTACCAGTATCCCTGAATGGTAAACATCAGAGATCTATGTAAGGCAGTTTCATATCAAGTGATGGAGAATCATACTTTGTAACTAAAACTCTGTTTCAAAGGTGATACATGGAATACGGTCAAACgctacaaatttttaaattaattaataggcGTTTGAAAAAAGCTTTAAAGAATTTCAACGTAAGGTCGTCAcaattgtcagagttttataCTCTCAATGTTATGAGGTAATAATAAGATTGATAACGTTTGATGAAGTAGCGactgtgaattttttattttccttaatgtttactttgaaaaaaaaaaaatattttttcaaaagaaaagaaattaaagttaGCGTGTACTCATGAAAAGTCTTGTTCTTTTTCAGAAGTGTAGATCGAAGAGATAACTTAAGGCGTCTTGCAGGATTCAAAccaaacagaaaaagaaacactttTAGTTAAAGATTTAACACAATGCCACCATCCTTGGGGAATATATAATTGATCCCCTGGACCTAATATACAGACTTTTTGTTCTTTTGCAGGATACCTAGGATACACTGTTAAATCAACAGGATGGTTCATTATATCCATTGGATGAATGCTTGATGTATTATGTAAtaactgttaaaaaaaaattaattacaatgttGTCCGTAAAACGAAATCTCAAAGTAAGGTATGTACTATACTAACTAACGTTAGAAAGGCAGTACATGTCCTCTGCAGTGTAGTGTGagggaattaaaaaaacaattttaaaccCAGCAatctgtttccaaaaaaaaaataataaggtAAAGATAGGAAAATGTTTTGTAGTGCAGGTTataaaaatctaaacaaattaGTActtgtgtaaaaatattatcagaaCTATCTGTATGATAAGGACTTAACGTTCCCTCTGGACCAATCCATAATAAACGTTTCACATTAGAGATATCGGTTACTAATAATGACAGATGGTAACAAGGTGTTAACTAAAACCCTCTTGACACTTGAGAGTACCACAAGCAACGACGTCAGGAACAAGCAATTCTGCTTGAAGTTCCGGCATATGATCGAGCATAGCATGCTGAGCTATGTATCCTAGACCTGTGTTAAGGTTGTctaaaatttactaaaaaaaatatgtagtatAGATTCTAACTTTCAGTTTCGTTAGTTGGTGAGGTCTCCatcagaaaattttcaatatagtCTTGAATAGTCATGATACGCTGAAAGGAAGAAGTTAGTGTATTGAAACGATTTTTTCGCGTACCTGCGTCCATTTCTTATCAGAATAACTacttcctaaaaaaaaataacagaactTGTAGGACAAGGTGATCATATGCAATGCAGCAATAAGATTAAAAAAAGTGTTGAAAATCCACACCTATTTCTACTGGAACCAAACGTAAAAGACCGcactagaaaaataaacacaagTTTTGTAATTCACCAGACActcaaatattattgttattgttaaaggaccatttaaaacaacaataaaaacttttgtttcgtacggtatttttacaaaaattttacttttgctaAACGTTGAGGAATATTTTTCCACGTGTGAATCGCTGGAAAATGACTTGCTCCTTGACGCAGAAAAAaaggtatttttttataaacaaaagcATTTAAAAGGCTCCACACAGAGGTGTCTATTTAGAACGACAAAAAGAATTCcaaagtttgaattttcttcaagTTATTTTACCATACAGTCTTGTTGGAATTTGTGTTGCCAAAACCTtataacattttgtttctaCTTTCCATAATAATGTGGAGAAATCaacagaaaatatatagaaCGCGGTAGTATAGTGTGTATCTAGAATATCTGGAAAAATATCCGTTTTAATGACTTTTGAatcaaatgaataaaatgatgtgtgcgtttgaaaaatgtgaaacaaaAGGGGAATTCGCAATGAATCAGGCCGTTTGATAGGGTGGCAAGACATTGCGTCTTGCCAAagttgattattaaaaaaattatggagTAAATAAGGAATGGTTTCTAACGAAAATtcaagtcggttaaaaatttcttGACGTTGTAAAGAAACGGAATCTTTTTCAATGTTCGTGGAGATCGAGAGACGCCacttttctgaaaaatatccTCCCATTATAAGTCCTATAAGATATGAAAATgccataaatatttacaaatggaTATCGACATGGGAATTGTGCAAAAGCAAACGATTTTTAAAGATTTGTTTGTCATtatcctttaagttttcaaaaaatatcttaCCCATATCCGCATAATGAAAAGCCGCCTTCAGTGAAAACAAGGCAAGGTCACTTGTTGAAGTAGGTTCCTCTGGaagtaataaagaaatagTTGGATCTACTACAAAGACAGTCACCCACAGTTTACAGTTTCACTTGTTAGGTGatttttgtaacattactAAAATAACATGCCACTATGCTTccttacttttcttttttacgtcAGCTGAAATAATGTCCCACCACTTTAATGAATTCAAAACGCAAAGGCATAAACACGACATTGCATACAACCTTCTCCAAAACATAGACACTAATAACCATGGGCCTGCATGAAgcctttgaaaaagaaaaaaagtcgTATAGAAAGAGACAGAGTGTTGAACTTGTTACATCATCCAACATAAGCTGTTGATACGTTTCGCAGATTTACACGCTAAGGAAATAAGACTAGGCCGATAGTTTAACAGAAGCATTTGAAAATCGGAAGAAAGTGGTTTAATGTCGCTATAGAGTTGAATGATTTCTTCAGGCATAGCGGGTTCTTTCAATAAGGTTTGAAGCAAAGGATTAATTTGTAATGAGATGactttaagtaaaaattttttttcttcttcaaggTTTTCAGAAATCATTCTATTAACTAGCCACAAAAAATTTGCTTGACGTACAGATTTTATAAGATTCTGTTATAACATCGgtcaaagaatatttttacctCTAAtaacgtagaaaaaaaataacacctATTTAGTCTTTTTTCGCTTCAACATTCCCGGTAACAGTTGTGacttgaaaacaaaacattgaTTTCGGTTTCTCCCTTACTATTGGGTGGTCATGTTTTGTATTGCACTCAATCAACTGTTCTTACAGTTCTTCTAGGCATATCGTtggacaaaaaaatgtttccgcCCAGTAATCACCGAAAGGTtatatcaaagaaatttacgCCAATTGTACAAACCTTGTGAAGATCATTTTGAGAAGATGTTCTCTACGTTATATAATGAAAGTTGGGTTGCGTTTCATTTTAACAGTTTTGGTTGAGCGCAAAACATTTGGTAGAATCtgttatatgaaaaaaatgtttcaaaaacaGAAAGAACCCTGCACTTTGATTGCTTTAAAAAAGACGTGCTGTTCTATGCCTTATGAGTATACGGTAATAgaataccagaaaaaaaaatacgttttttttcatttaaaaaatcgacttgttgtcttgttgataaaattgtgcaagaagaagaaacgtcATGTTCACTAATTAGAATCAAAACAATACAGAAACAACTTTTCGTGTCGCTCATACTTGCATTTGTCCAATTCAAACAATGTCTGATTAAATTACCAAGAATTCTAAACAGAGTATCCATTACAGGTTCAGATTTGAGCCGCGTTCTATTCTGGGAACCACTcgtaaaaaatacttttggtTTTGTTTTAAAGAATCAAATAAAAGCAAATGTGTACGGAAACCTTAATTGATCAAGGCGCTGAAgcggtgaatttttttttttttttgtaaatttgtttcatcgCATTAAATGTCAGAAAGTTTTTAAAGGATCTTTTCTTGGAATTCCATGTATTATTAAAGAACGATTCTTAAAAAAGTACCGCCATCCAATGTTAGATGAAACACTTACTCATCAGCGTTTGGTGACGGAAGTTCGAGCGATGGTTCGAGCAAGGAAGTATGGGGTGGAATGTCCAGCTCTCTACTTTGTTGATCCAGTCAAGCataaaatttatatggaaTACATAACGGGTGTCACacttgacaaatttttaaatgaagcaGTAACACGTCGTTCGGTTTCAAAGGAACACGTGTTTGAAGGTACACTTTCGACACATTGTAATAAATGTCCGTCAAAAGAGCATTTAACTTGTAGTTCATGTATGTTTTTGTTACTACAATCTTTcggaatgtaatttaatatatcatttgaatttcaaatgtagTGAGTCAAATGGCCAAAAAAATTGGTCAATCTTTAGCGAAATTGCACAATTCGGGTTGTATCCATGGAGATATCACACCGTGCAATATTTTGATACGTTTCCCTGAAACAGAGTTTGAGAATGGTATTGATGCCAAATCCATGGAACTGTTAACGGTTGTAagagacaattttattattcactaTGACattatcgtttaaatattaatttcatatgttAAGGTatatattgattttggtttaaGTTTTATGTCGTCGATGGCGGAGAACCGTGCAGTTGACCTATACGTTTTAGAGCGGGCTCTAAAAACCTATATGAAGGCGTTTCCTGTTTTTGTACGTTATCAAAAATGTTTGTCATAAAATgcatacaataaaaaaaaaggtttattTTTACGTCTTTCCATGTTAACACTACCTTAAGCTGTTTTCTCACTACTTGCATTCGATTCAATATCCGACCTTATATAATGAAATGATCTTTCTTGataatttgttcatatttttggTAGACTCGTGTTTTGTTAGAAGAAGGCTATTTTCCGCATGTAAGCCAAAGTCAAGCCGTTCGCGAAAAATTGGTTGAAGGTAAgaagatagaaataaaaaagaagagaaacatttaCAATACATTCTAGTCGTATAAACctcatttctttcttcctgtatcaaaaaaaaaatgaggcGAAATATATAAAGCTTTCATTGAAATGATTTGTACTAAAATAGTGTTCTACTAAAACAATccattttagttttttaatgttattagTTCAACTGAGAGGGAGAAAACGTTTAATGATAGGATGACtttcttataatttaaaataatgttatattgTCTCCAATATATCACAAAATGGATAATCCCCTataaggattttttttttccatgaTGCTAAGGAAATGTAACATCCATAACCATCATCACATCCTGGTACATTTTTGTCTCCTAGTGGTTCATCTAATTTAATCCGAATCCATTTACCTGAAATAAAcgatcaaagaaaatttttaactattttgtGTAACCGTTTTCTATacaactatttttttaaaaaaaataaaaacattcaaacTCGAACgttcttaaaattaaatatcaaactaCCTTTGAAATGAGGTCTTTGATCAACGGAAAGAATTTCACCTCGTACTCCTCCAAGAGAAAGTACCTCACAACGTTGTCCACTTTGTATACCATGATCGATATTTTCCACTGTGGAAGGGGTGTGCTGCATGTTTTGTTGTACAGCtcgtatttttgaaataaatttacgaGCATTATCTAAACGATTATTATATTGTTCTTCGGTAATAGTGAAAAGTTTTGTTTGTGCGTTATTCGTTTCTTCGGAAAACACGtcgtttttttcttcgtcCACGATAATAAGTATCATGTGGTGCGTGACTCCTAAGTCTTTAAGTGTTAACGAATCATCGATTCCTAAAGAAATAGCTTCATTTTCATCTAAGAAAAGGTAAAGGAATTAGGGGAGCTATGGTGTGTCGTCATGTTGAGTACTAACGATGGCGATGATAGGCATAAAGCTTCATGCGATGTGAAGGTGTGCCAGTTCTATAAAATAACGTGCTTTTAACAGCTTCAAGTGTGGTATCGTCAGAAAACTTCATTTCAGCCCATCTTTTGTTTGGATAGTTTGAATGAAGAACATCTAATGATaaacaattagaaaatttgatatccatttgaaatttgtaatctAATTATAAAGCTTATGTAAcgcttttttttaatccttggcaacaagaataaaaaaaaaaaatttctatcaattcaacatttatttattacttcaaTAGTTGCTTTTTCAATGTTATGCGAAAGAAATGTGCGTGCTTCTAGTTAAGAAGTCTGCTTTTCAGGTTTTTCGCTCGAAGTATTAGGTACGTGTTCCACACTGTCTCTGTGTATGAAAGGCAAGGGAAAGTAAAATGACTGGTTTTTCAAAGTTTTGAACATTTGGTTCTACTTTATATCTGTGTCATTAACTTATAAAAAGACGATGAATGAGACTTTAAAATGTGTGTTCTAGAAACAAGATAAACCTTGTAATAAAGGaaacaaactttatttttttgttcaagcAGTTTTCGTTTCAGTagctcttttttttattcaattttctttacagctttacaataattttttcaggattatttcttaatttaaacaGGAACATATAGATTACCAAGATTTATTCCATTTGTATTTGACAGTTGGGCGAAACATAGCAAAacaagcatttttttaaagtacatttcaGACATATGGAATCAACGACCGATGTGATGGAAAATTTACTAGCCGGAGATGCTCATGTATCTTTGAATCAATGTAGTATAGATGATCCTCATCGTCCAATTGAACTGTCTCCTGTACCTGAACAAGCTCCGCAAAACAATGAAGATTTGAGTTCTTATTCAGTGCCGGATCTTTTAGCGTCAACCAATTGGAAGTGGAAATTATTTGGATTAcaacaagtgaaaaatatattaacggGTGAAGTCGCATCAGAAGAGTTGGATGAAAAACTTCTTTTAGAGTATGGCAACCATTTGCCTGAGTGGTTAGTTCATTGCAATGGAAATGTTCAGCGTGTAGCATTAGAATTATGtgttcatttgtttttaaaattgagtCCTTTGCAAATGCAAAAGATTTGGACGGAATCTACTCTTTATAATGTCTTAcaagataaatttttttctcaatcaCGTCTGTTAGATACTCTGACAGAGGCCTTGAGTTCCATCTTTGAAATGATTCCAGAAAATGTGTTCTTTGAGccttttgtgaaatttttagaatctGCAATTGATTCGAAAGGTTT
The Hylaeus volcanicus isolate JK05 unplaced genomic scaffold, UHH_iyHylVolc1.0_haploid 12221, whole genome shotgun sequence DNA segment above includes these coding regions:
- the LOC128883342 gene encoding uncharacterized protein LOC128883342 isoform X4; this encodes MRKSETESRTCGQNNIGFRPTVPRKSKTTRASLEINEKKKNKLNTPCTSENLLNNLQFKNSTDTCCHSTQISTKDFTTKKRQRDIPTIELKNRTTGSGKFLNSSTQWCVFHGTTTFCVVTSTSLFFPFCTKKKHLSSCLLCSKCCTKLEKFINEAKRHNCTIEKIDYPVWSNGNKEKESEKIRHVQNISREGLDSTRLSTKSSFLKDQFRVQALCGKLHRFLLTEAHLTMNLWCPFCIMNEKNISNEKHQTKQWTMSQQFNAQKLQKQLFESAKSSFLQNVQKDSRNSTLPQCNVLPPSFTKPIASLSMKFLKPSFSVNSREGSSLNLLQCENAQRNIIHSLAIKDMALYKNVTYLQASTVIRIRMAASNPASILQIADTSSVKDVQAAYRKLARLVHPDKNPHPEKGQRSFSYASMGLAIFDGIKTFCVTFVFLNTFFAKNRYFWYEV
- the LOC128883342 gene encoding uncharacterized protein LOC128883342 isoform X5, with product MRKSETESRTCGQNNIGFRPTVPRKSKTTRASLEINEKKKNKLNTPCTSENLLNNLQFKNSTDTCCHSTQISTKDFTTKKRQRDIPTIELKNRTTGSGKFLNSSTQWCVFHGTTTFCVVTSTSLFFPFCTKKKHLSSCLLCSKCCTKLEKFINEAKRHNCTIEKIDYPVWSNGNKEKESEKIRHVQNISREGLDSTRLSTKSSFLKDQFRVQALCGKLHRFLLTEAHLTMNLWCPFCIMNEKNISNEKHQTKQWTMSQQFNAQKLQKQLFESAKSSFLQNVQKDSRNSTLPQCNVLPPSFTKPIASLSMKFLKPSFSVNSREGSSLNLLQCENAQRNIIHSLAIKDMALYKNVTYLQASTVIRIRMAASNPASILQIADTSSVKDVQAAYRKLARLVHPDKNPHPEANAVFHTLQWAWQSLTESKRFA
- the LOC128883342 gene encoding uncharacterized protein LOC128883342 isoform X1, whose product is MISENLEEEKKFLLKVISLQINPLLQTLLKEPAMPEEIIQLYSDIKPLSSDFQMLLLNYRPSLISLACKSAKRINSLCWMMLHAGPWLLVSMFWRRLYAMSCLCLCVLNSLKWWDIISADVKKKIDPTISLLLPEEPTSTSDLALFSLKAAFHYADMGLIMGGYFSEKWRLSISTNIEKDSVSLQRQEIFNRLEFSLETIPYLLHNFFNNQLWQDAMSCHPIKRPDSLRIPLLFHIFQTHTSFYSFDSKVIKTDIFPDILDTHYTTAFYIFSVDFSTLLWKVETKCYKVLATQIPTRLYDTSVWSLLNAFVYKKIPFFLRQGASHFPAIHTWKNIPQRLAKCGLLRLVPVEIGSSYSDKKWTQRIMTIQDYIENFLMETSPTNETESLGYIAQHAMLDHMPELQAELLVPDVVACVTDISNVKRLLWIGPEGTLSPYHTDSSDNIFTQIAGFKIVFLIPSHYTAEDMYCLSNLLHNTSSIHPMDIMNHPVDLTVYPRYPAKEQKVCILGPGDQLYIPQGWWHCVKSLTKSVSFSVWFESCKTP
- the LOC128883342 gene encoding uncharacterized protein LOC128883342 isoform X2, encoding MISENLEEEKKFLLKVISLQINPLLQTLLKEPAMPEEIIQLYSDIKPLSSDFQMLLLNYRPSLISLACKSAKRINSLCWMMLHAGPWLLVSMFWRRLYAMSCLCLCVLNSLKWWDIISADVKKKKEPTSTSDLALFSLKAAFHYADMGLIMGGYFSEKWRLSISTNIEKDSVSLQRQEIFNRLEFSLETIPYLLHNFFNNQLWQDAMSCHPIKRPDSLRIPLLFHIFQTHTSFYSFDSKVIKTDIFPDILDTHYTTAFYIFSVDFSTLLWKVETKCYKVLATQIPTRLYDTSVWSLLNAFVYKKIPFFLRQGASHFPAIHTWKNIPQRLAKCGLLRLVPVEIGSSYSDKKWTQRIMTIQDYIENFLMETSPTNETESLGYIAQHAMLDHMPELQAELLVPDVVACVTDISNVKRLLWIGPEGTLSPYHTDSSDNIFTQIAGFKIVFLIPSHYTAEDMYCLSNLLHNTSSIHPMDIMNHPVDLTVYPRYPAKEQKVCILGPGDQLYIPQGWWHCVKSLTKSVSFSVWFESCKTP
- the LOC128883342 gene encoding bifunctional peptidase and arginyl-hydroxylase JMJD5-like isoform X6 — translated: MGLIMGGYFSEKWRLSISTNIEKDSVSLQRQEIFNRLEFSLETIPYLLHNFFNNQLWQDAMSCHPIKRPDSLRIPLLFHIFQTHTSFYSFDSKVIKTDIFPDILDTHYTTAFYIFSVDFSTLLWKVETKCYKVLATQIPTRLYDTSVWSLLNAFVYKKIPFFLRQGASHFPAIHTWKNIPQRLAKCGLLRLVPVEIGSSYSDKKWTQRIMTIQDYIENFLMETSPTNETESLGYIAQHAMLDHMPELQAELLVPDVVACVTDISNVKRLLWIGPEGTLSPYHTDSSDNIFTQIAGFKIVFLIPSHYTAEDMYCLSNLLHNTSSIHPMDIMNHPVDLTVYPRYPAKEQKVCILGPGDQLYIPQGWWHCVKSLTKSVSFSVWFESCKTP
- the LOC128883342 gene encoding uncharacterized protein LOC128883342 isoform X3 → MISENLEEEKKFLLKVISLQINPLLQTLLKEPAMPEEIIQLYSDIKPLSSDFQMLLLNYRPSLISLACKSAKRINSLCWMMLHAGPWLLVSMFWRRLYAMSCLCLCVLNSLKWWDIISADVKKKIDPTISLLLPEEPTSTSDLALFSLKAAFHYADMGLIMGGYFSEKWRLSISTNIEKDSVSLQRQEIFNRLEFSLETIPYLLHNFFNNQLWQDAMSCHPIKRPDSLRIPLLFHIFQTHTSFYSFDSKVIKTDIFPDILDTHYTTAFYIFSVDFSTLLWKVETKCYKVLATQIPTRLYDTSVWSLLNAFVYKKIPFFLRQGASHFPAIHTWKNIPQRLAKCGLLRLVPVEIGSSYSDKKWTQRIMTIQDYIENFLMETSPTNETESLGYIAQHAMLDHMPELQAELLVPDVVACVTDISNVKRLLWIGPEGTLSPYHTDSSDNIFTQIAGFKIVFLIPSHYTAEDMYCLSNVIIT